In Devosia sp. XK-2, one DNA window encodes the following:
- a CDS encoding sulfite exporter TauE/SafE family protein: MTELLLFLAGLVGGALNSLAGGGSFIVFPALLFSGVPPVLANASNTYAALPGYVSGALGYWSSVAGYRDRLVIYGIVAALFGYVGAELLLVVSDEQFSLVVPWLMAFAVALFVFGNRINAALRARSGERRGLRVLGMVLILSLLAAVCVYGGFFNAGLGILLLAFLAMAGMTDIHAMNGLKLYISSIVAVVAVARFALNGTIDWYHGSIALVGVTIGGYAAARLAKFIPTLWIRWGVIVYGIGMTGYFFWTAYWA, translated from the coding sequence ATGACCGAGCTGCTGCTATTTTTAGCCGGCCTTGTGGGCGGGGCGCTCAATTCGCTTGCCGGCGGCGGCTCGTTCATCGTCTTTCCCGCCCTGCTGTTTTCCGGTGTGCCGCCGGTCCTGGCCAATGCCTCCAATACCTATGCCGCCCTACCCGGCTATGTCAGCGGCGCCCTGGGCTATTGGTCCTCGGTGGCAGGTTATCGGGACCGCCTGGTCATCTATGGCATTGTCGCGGCGCTGTTCGGCTATGTCGGGGCAGAACTGCTGCTGGTGGTGTCGGACGAACAATTTTCGCTGGTGGTGCCATGGCTGATGGCATTCGCCGTGGCGCTATTCGTGTTCGGCAATCGCATCAATGCGGCACTGCGCGCCCGCAGCGGCGAGCGGCGGGGCCTCAGGGTGCTCGGCATGGTGCTGATCCTCTCCCTGCTGGCCGCCGTCTGCGTCTATGGCGGGTTCTTCAATGCGGGCCTGGGCATTTTGCTGCTGGCCTTCCTCGCCATGGCTGGCATGACCGATATCCACGCCATGAACGGGCTGAAGCTCTATATTTCGTCCATCGTGGCGGTAGTGGCAGTGGCGCGGTTCGCGCTCAATGGCACGATCGACTGGTATCACGGCTCCATCGCGCTGGTGGGCGTGACCATTGGCGGCTATGCGGCGGCGCGGCTGGCCAAATTCATCCCGACCCTGTGGATCCGCTGGGGTGTGATTGTCTATGGCATTGGGATGACGGGCTATTTTTTCTGGACGGCCTATTGGGCCTGA
- a CDS encoding glyoxalase superfamily protein, producing MSFSLDTPSAQTLKSEAKSLREERARAGRPLTHGAALEEVARAHGYRDWNTARAALPDRVNVPFQVGMRVKGFYLEQPFKGVLIGVQLAHNMQAYTVTIQFDEPVNVTPDFMFAAFRQRVVSTVDIRGISPALRGNGQPQMRLMKE from the coding sequence ATGTCTTTTTCTCTCGACACCCCCTCCGCCCAGACCCTGAAGTCCGAGGCGAAGTCCCTGCGCGAAGAGCGCGCCCGCGCCGGCCGGCCGCTGACCCATGGCGCGGCCCTGGAAGAGGTCGCGCGCGCCCATGGCTATCGCGATTGGAACACGGCGCGCGCCGCCTTGCCCGACCGGGTCAATGTGCCCTTCCAGGTCGGCATGCGCGTAAAAGGCTTTTATCTCGAGCAGCCCTTCAAAGGCGTGTTGATCGGGGTGCAGCTTGCCCACAATATGCAGGCTTATACCGTGACCATCCAGTTCGATGAGCCGGTCAATGTCACGCCCGACTTCATGTTTGCCGCCTTCCGCCAGCGTGTGGTCTCGACCGTGGATATCCGGGGCATATCGCCGGCCTTGCGCGGCAATGGCCAACCGCAGATGCGGCTGATGAAGGAATGA
- a CDS encoding DUF2147 domain-containing protein — MSGFRRWLALMAVAMALALGGNVSVRAQAPIEGVWRTALKSEVTITACPDGFCGHLSHIVVPEGMLSGAEAEAAAAMDPAEFFDYRNKDPNLRDRPMLGLQILTLWQGREPYLYDGEIYNPEDGNSYSGYVEMVGPDTARLNGCVLFNVVCRGEEWTRVPLEELEARAQAEAVEAVAPAQ, encoded by the coding sequence ATGAGCGGATTTCGGCGCTGGCTGGCCCTTATGGCGGTGGCTATGGCCCTGGCGCTGGGCGGCAACGTTTCGGTCCGGGCGCAGGCGCCGATCGAGGGGGTCTGGCGCACAGCGCTCAAGTCGGAGGTCACCATAACGGCCTGTCCGGACGGCTTTTGCGGCCATCTCTCGCATATCGTCGTGCCCGAGGGCATGTTGAGCGGGGCAGAGGCGGAAGCGGCTGCCGCCATGGATCCAGCGGAGTTCTTCGACTATCGCAACAAGGACCCCAATCTGCGCGACCGGCCCATGCTGGGCCTGCAGATCCTGACCCTTTGGCAAGGCCGTGAGCCCTATCTCTACGATGGGGAAATCTACAATCCCGAGGACGGCAATAGCTATTCGGGCTACGTCGAAATGGTCGGCCCGGACACGGCGCGGCTCAATGGCTGCGTGTTGTTCAATGTGGTTTGCCGCGGCGAGGAATGGACGCGCGTTCCGCTCGAAGAGCTGGAAGCGCGGGCCCAGGCCGAGGCGGTGGAAGCCGTCGCCCCGGCGCAATAG
- a CDS encoding GFA family protein, protein MPDVVGGCLCGQVRFRAIGEPYRVGLCHCLDCRKHHGALFHASAIYPETSVSVTGQSHAYEGRHFCPRCGSSVFSRSGDEIEINLGALDDPNQFRPTYELWTIRREAWLPPFPGVMPYPRDREGPGRTEP, encoded by the coding sequence ATGCCGGATGTCGTCGGAGGATGCCTTTGTGGCCAGGTGCGATTTCGGGCGATTGGCGAGCCCTATCGTGTCGGATTATGTCATTGCCTCGATTGCCGAAAGCACCATGGCGCGCTTTTTCACGCCTCAGCGATCTACCCGGAGACTTCAGTGTCCGTGACCGGGCAAAGCCATGCCTATGAGGGACGACATTTTTGCCCCCGATGCGGTTCTTCGGTCTTTTCACGCAGCGGCGACGAAATCGAGATCAATCTGGGTGCCCTTGATGACCCCAATCAGTTCCGTCCGACCTACGAGCTCTGGACGATCCGTCGCGAGGCCTGGCTACCGCCATTCCCTGGTGTGATGCCCTATCCCCGGGATCGCGAGGGACCGGGTCGAACCGAGCCATGA
- a CDS encoding N-acetylmuramic acid 6-phosphate etherase — protein MTERQTEARHAKAFGLDLLPDTEILILLAAGQAEAAQCTASAVREIALGAERMARALRSGGRLIYAAAGSSGLMALADALELPGTYGIARDRIVVLLAGGMDALRDMRGGPEDDADEARMAVEALSLDANDCLIAVTASGQTPYPLAAVGAARQAGAHTIGIANNAGAPLFDMVDVAICLPTPAEVIAGSTRMGAGTAQKIALNMLSTLMAVRLGHVHDGFMVNVIADNDKLRDRACGIVAAVAGVDEAKARQALTASAGAVKPAILMARGIASLAEAEGLLLKHEGHLRPILAELPDR, from the coding sequence ATGACCGAGAGGCAGACGGAAGCGCGGCACGCCAAAGCCTTCGGCCTGGATCTGCTGCCCGACACCGAGATTTTGATACTGCTGGCTGCCGGCCAGGCCGAGGCAGCCCAATGCACGGCCTCGGCCGTGCGCGAGATTGCGCTGGGCGCCGAACGCATGGCCAGGGCCCTTAGGAGCGGCGGGCGGCTGATTTACGCGGCGGCGGGCAGTTCGGGCCTGATGGCGCTGGCCGATGCCCTTGAGCTGCCGGGAACCTATGGTATTGCGCGCGACCGTATCGTGGTGCTGCTGGCGGGCGGCATGGATGCCTTGCGCGACATGCGTGGTGGACCGGAGGATGATGCGGACGAGGCAAGAATGGCCGTCGAGGCGCTGTCGCTGGATGCAAATGATTGCCTGATTGCGGTAACGGCCAGTGGACAAACGCCTTACCCGCTCGCGGCGGTCGGTGCGGCCCGTCAGGCCGGAGCCCATACGATCGGCATCGCCAATAATGCCGGCGCGCCGCTATTCGACATGGTGGATGTGGCCATCTGCCTGCCCACCCCCGCAGAAGTTATTGCCGGCTCGACCCGGATGGGCGCCGGCACGGCGCAGAAAATTGCCCTCAATATGCTGTCCACCTTGATGGCCGTTCGCCTCGGGCATGTGCATGACGGGTTCATGGTCAATGTGATCGCGGATAATGACAAGCTGCGCGACCGCGCCTGCGGCATCGTCGCGGCCGTGGCCGGCGTCGACGAGGCGAAAGCCCGGCAAGCACTGACCGCCAGTGCCGGTGCGGTGAAGCCCGCGATCCTCATGGCACGCGGCATTGCCAGCCTGGCCGAGGCGGAAGGCCTGTTGCTGAAACATGAGGGGCATTTGCGCCCAATCCTTGCCGAGCTGCCAGATCGGTAA
- a CDS encoding GntR family transcriptional regulator, with protein sequence MTEQSGSLFGDGPVVLPIGGPLYLQLKRWIEDAIKRGLINPGDALPSERDLAQRADVSRVTVRKAVQQLVHEGVLVQRHGSGTFVAPETQRVEQSLSQLTSFTEDMARRGMAVRAEWLERGLYAPSPEETIVLGLGSGERVARISRLRLTGDMPLAIERASLSMAVLPEPLTIRDSLYKHLEKTGMRPVRAIQRIRAANISEDDAHLLQVPVGSAGLNIERISYLGTGRVVEFTRSIYRGDTYDFVAELRLGDPGNGASRS encoded by the coding sequence TTGACTGAACAGTCCGGCTCATTGTTTGGCGACGGTCCGGTCGTTCTGCCGATTGGTGGCCCGCTCTATCTCCAGCTCAAGCGCTGGATAGAGGATGCCATAAAGCGCGGGCTGATCAACCCCGGCGATGCGCTGCCATCCGAACGGGACCTGGCGCAACGCGCCGACGTGTCCCGGGTGACCGTACGCAAGGCCGTGCAGCAGCTCGTGCATGAAGGGGTTCTGGTGCAGCGCCACGGCTCGGGCACTTTCGTCGCGCCCGAAACCCAGCGGGTCGAACAATCCCTTTCGCAATTGACCTCTTTCACCGAGGATATGGCGCGGCGCGGCATGGCTGTGCGGGCCGAATGGCTGGAGCGGGGCCTTTATGCGCCATCGCCGGAAGAGACTATTGTCCTTGGCCTCGGCTCAGGCGAGCGGGTGGCACGCATCTCGCGCCTTCGCCTCACGGGCGATATGCCGCTGGCTATCGAGCGCGCCAGCCTGTCCATGGCGGTATTGCCCGAGCCCCTGACCATTAGGGATTCGCTTTACAAGCACCTTGAGAAGACCGGCATGCGCCCGGTCCGCGCCATCCAGCGCATTCGCGCGGCCAATATTTCGGAGGATGATGCTCACCTCCTGCAGGTGCCGGTCGGTTCGGCCGGCCTCAATATTGAGCGCATTTCCTATCTCGGCACGGGCCGTGTCGTCGAATTCACCCGCTCCATCTATCGGGGCGATACCTATGATTTTGTCGCCGAGCTTCGGCTTGGCGATCCCGGCAATGGAGCAAGCAGGTCGTGA
- a CDS encoding SIS domain-containing protein: MRQEVDQIPQVVAGFLDASAASLDDAAARLRATDPAVVVTVARGSSDHASSYLKYAIELTLGLPVASVGPSIASIYGRDLKLGKAAAIAISQSGKSPDIVGMAQSARRSGATTIAITNTPDSPLAGASDVTIDLHAGLEKSVAATKTFVASVVAGLALLARWSGESELQRAVAALPESLAEAVKCDWSEMIGALDGHSALYVLGRGPGFAIANEAALKFKETCGIQGESYSAAEVMHGPVSIVTPGYPVLGLAARDAAEASVADMAHKLAGQGARAFVTSDRPGAAARLPFATTGHPITDPLALIVSFYGFVEALARHRGLNPDEPPMLRKVTETI, encoded by the coding sequence ATGCGACAGGAAGTCGATCAGATCCCGCAGGTTGTGGCCGGTTTCCTCGATGCTTCGGCTGCCAGCCTGGACGATGCCGCTGCAAGACTGCGCGCCACGGACCCCGCGGTGGTGGTCACCGTGGCCCGCGGCTCGTCCGACCACGCCTCTTCCTATCTCAAATATGCCATTGAGCTGACATTGGGCCTGCCCGTGGCCTCGGTCGGCCCCTCCATCGCCTCGATTTATGGTCGCGACCTGAAGCTGGGCAAGGCCGCCGCCATTGCCATTTCCCAGTCGGGCAAGAGCCCCGACATTGTTGGCATGGCCCAATCGGCCCGTCGCAGCGGTGCGACCACAATCGCCATCACCAACACGCCTGATTCTCCGCTCGCCGGCGCCAGCGACGTCACCATTGACCTCCATGCCGGGCTGGAAAAAAGCGTGGCAGCAACCAAAACCTTCGTCGCCTCGGTTGTTGCGGGCCTGGCGCTTCTGGCGCGCTGGAGCGGCGAGAGCGAACTGCAAAGGGCTGTTGCAGCGCTGCCCGAAAGCCTTGCCGAGGCGGTCAAATGCGACTGGTCGGAGATGATCGGTGCACTCGATGGCCATTCCGCCCTTTATGTGCTCGGCCGCGGCCCCGGTTTTGCCATCGCCAATGAAGCGGCGCTGAAATTCAAGGAGACCTGCGGTATTCAGGGCGAATCCTATAGCGCCGCCGAGGTGATGCATGGCCCGGTCTCCATCGTAACGCCGGGCTATCCCGTGCTGGGCCTGGCCGCACGCGACGCCGCCGAGGCATCCGTCGCCGATATGGCCCATAAGCTGGCGGGGCAGGGGGCGCGCGCCTTTGTGACCAGCGACCGCCCTGGTGCGGCCGCGCGCCTGCCATTCGCGACCACCGGCCACCCGATTACCGATCCCCTGGCGTTGATCGTCTCTTTCTATGGCTTTGTCGAAGCGTTGGCCCGTCATCGCGGCCTCAACCCCGACGAGCCGCCAATGCTGCGTAAGGTTACGGAGACGATATGA
- the nagA gene encoding N-acetylglucosamine-6-phosphate deacetylase, which produces MSDLKAFCGARVFDGEAWHDGAALLVEFGYVTSIVASAEIPAHAERVELGGGMLVPGFIDLQVNGGGGVLFNNAPNVDAIRTICAAHAQFGTTALLPTLITDTAEINEKAIAAGLAAEAERVPGFIGLHLEGPHLALARKGTHDPALIRPMDGTDLDRLCQAAQALPNLLCTVAAETVPPEQIARLVSAGAVVSIGHSDASYDQAMAAFDAGASMATHLFNAMSQLGNREPGLVGAVLDRPEVHAGLIADGIHVHAASMGAALRAKRGPGHIFLVTDAMSQTGTDLRTIELNGRTITRAGGALRLADGTLAGADLDMIDAVNYMIDTIGLEPDEAFRMASLYPARAIGADERLGHLRPAAEASFVHLSDARQVRSTWIAGEQVWCRELEPTSRA; this is translated from the coding sequence ATGAGCGACCTCAAGGCCTTTTGTGGCGCCAGGGTCTTCGACGGCGAGGCCTGGCACGATGGCGCCGCGCTATTGGTCGAATTCGGCTATGTCACCAGCATTGTGGCCAGCGCCGAAATCCCGGCCCATGCCGAGCGCGTCGAACTTGGCGGCGGCATGCTGGTTCCCGGCTTCATCGACCTGCAGGTCAATGGCGGCGGGGGCGTGCTCTTCAACAACGCCCCCAATGTCGATGCCATCCGCACGATCTGTGCGGCGCATGCCCAGTTCGGCACCACGGCCCTGCTGCCCACGCTGATCACTGACACGGCCGAAATCAACGAGAAAGCCATTGCGGCGGGCCTGGCGGCGGAGGCTGAGCGAGTGCCCGGTTTTATCGGTCTGCATCTGGAAGGGCCGCACCTGGCGCTGGCGCGAAAAGGGACGCACGATCCTGCTCTTATCCGCCCAATGGACGGTACCGACCTTGATCGTTTATGCCAGGCCGCCCAAGCCCTGCCGAACCTGCTTTGCACTGTGGCTGCCGAAACCGTGCCGCCCGAGCAGATCGCCCGGCTGGTCTCGGCCGGCGCCGTGGTCAGCATCGGCCATTCCGATGCCAGCTATGATCAGGCCATGGCCGCCTTCGATGCCGGCGCCAGCATGGCGACGCACCTGTTCAATGCCATGAGCCAGCTTGGTAATCGCGAGCCCGGCCTGGTCGGCGCGGTGCTCGATCGCCCGGAAGTCCATGCGGGCCTCATCGCCGACGGTATTCACGTCCACGCCGCCTCCATGGGTGCCGCCCTGCGGGCCAAGCGGGGGCCGGGGCACATTTTCCTCGTGACCGACGCCATGTCTCAGACCGGTACCGATCTAAGGACTATTGAACTCAATGGCCGCACCATCACCCGCGCGGGCGGCGCACTGCGGCTCGCCGATGGCACGCTGGCCGGCGCCGATCTCGATATGATCGATGCGGTCAATTACATGATCGACACGATTGGCCTTGAGCCCGACGAAGCCTTCCGCATGGCCTCTCTTTATCCAGCGCGCGCAATTGGCGCCGACGAGCGACTGGGCCATCTGCGCCCGGCCGCCGAAGCAAGCTTCGTGCACCTCTCGGATGCGCGACAGGTACGCTCGACCTGGATCGCCGGGGAGCAGGTCTGGTGTAGGGAACTAGAACCAACGTCACGCGCCTAG
- a CDS encoding SDR family oxidoreductase: MTDKKVALVTGGTAGIGLGVAKGLMRAGWQVVICGRREALVRQLSAEMGFAGHVCDVADPSSVEEMFAHIADHQGRIDLVFNNAGRFAPAANFGDLDIETWREMIDTNLNGAFYVARAAFRMMRGQTPQGGRIINNGSISAHVPRPQAASYTTSKHAITGLTKSISLDGRAFNIACGQIDIGNAATDMTSNMGSGSLQADGSMRPEPTFDVAHVVDAVCYMAGLPLSANVQCMTVMATTMPYIGRG; encoded by the coding sequence ATGACGGATAAGAAGGTGGCTCTGGTGACTGGTGGTACGGCGGGAATCGGGCTGGGTGTGGCGAAAGGCCTTATGCGGGCGGGCTGGCAGGTCGTTATCTGTGGGCGGCGCGAGGCGCTGGTACGCCAGCTTTCTGCCGAGATGGGGTTTGCGGGCCATGTTTGCGATGTGGCCGATCCCTCCTCGGTCGAGGAGATGTTTGCCCATATTGCAGACCATCAGGGCCGTATCGACCTGGTGTTCAACAATGCCGGCCGTTTCGCACCTGCCGCCAATTTCGGCGATCTCGATATAGAGACCTGGCGCGAGATGATCGATACCAATCTCAATGGCGCCTTCTATGTGGCGCGGGCGGCATTCCGGATGATGCGGGGCCAGACCCCGCAGGGCGGGCGCATTATCAACAATGGGTCCATCTCGGCCCATGTGCCGCGACCGCAGGCCGCGTCCTATACGACGAGCAAGCACGCCATCACCGGACTCACCAAATCCATCTCGCTCGATGGCCGCGCCTTCAACATCGCCTGCGGCCAGATCGATATCGGCAATGCCGCCACGGACATGACCAGCAATATGGGTAGCGGATCATTGCAGGCAGATGGCTCGATGCGGCCCGAGCCGACATTCGACGTGGCCCATGTGGTGGATGCGGTCTGCTATATGGCCGGGCTGCCGCTCTCGGCGAATGTGCAGTGCATGACGGTGATGGCGACGACCATGCCCTATATCGGGCGGGGCTAG